One window of Mobula birostris isolate sMobBir1 chromosome 16, sMobBir1.hap1, whole genome shotgun sequence genomic DNA carries:
- the LOC140210884 gene encoding guanine nucleotide-binding protein G(t) subunit alpha-1 produces the protein MGAGASAEEKHSRELEKKLKEDAEKDARTVKLLLLGAGESGKSTIVKQMKIIHQDGYSREECLEFIAIIYSNTLQSMMAIVKAMNTLNIGYGDSGRQDDSRKLIHLADTIEEGTMPKELYEIISRLWKDSGIQACFERASEYQLNDSAGYYLNDLDRIVQPGYLPTEQDVLRSRVKTTGIIETQFGFKDLNFRMFDVGGQRSERKKWIHCFEGVTCIIFIAALSAYDMVLVEDDEVNRMHESLHLFNSICNHRYFIATSIVLFLNKKDVFQEKIKKTHLSICFPDYDGNNSMEDAGNYIKVQFLELNMRRDVKEIYSHMTCATDTENVKFVFDAVTDIIIKENLKDCGLF, from the exons GTGCTGGCGAATCTGGCAAGAGCACCATTGTCAAGCAGATGAA AATTATTCACCAGGATGGCTACTCCCGGGAGGAGTGTCTGGAGTTCATCGCCATCATCTACAGCAACACCCTACAATCTATGATGGCCATTGTGAAGGCAATGAACACACTGAACATTGGCTACGGAGACAGCGGCAGGCAG GATGACTCACGTAAACTGATTCACTTGGCTGATACAATCGAGGAGGGGACCATGCCAAAGGAACTGTATGAGATTATCAGCCGCCTCTGGAAGGACTCTGGAatccaggcctgctttgaacgaGCCTCGGAATACCAGCTAAATGACTCTGCTGGCTA TTACCTCAATGACTTGGATCGAATCGTACAGCCAGGCTACCTCCCCACTGAGCAAGATGTGCTGCGCTCACGAGTGAAAACCACTGGTATCATTGAGACCCAATTCGGATTCAAGGATCTCAACTTCAG GATGTTTGACGTGGGGGGCCAACGTTCTGAGCGCAAGAAATGGATCCACTGCTTTGAAGGCGTCACATGTATCATCTTCATTGCCGCCCTCAGCGCCTATGACATGGTCTTGGTAGAGGATGATGAAGTG AACCGTATGCACGAGAGTCTGCATCTCTTCAACAGCATCTGTAATCATCGCTACTTCATCGCCACCTCCATTGTCCTCTTCCTCAACAAGAAGGACGTGTTTCAGGAAAAGATCAAGAAGACCCATCTGAGCATCTGTTTCCCAGATTATGACG GCAACAACTCAATGGAAGATGCCGGAAACTACATTAAAGTCCAGTTCCTGGAATTAAACATGAGGAGAGATGTGAAGGAGATCTATTCTCATATGACCTGTGCCACAGACACAGAGAACGTCAAGTTTGTGTTTGATGCAGTGACGGACATCATCATCAAGGAGAACTTGAAAGATTGTGGTCTGTTCTAA